From a single Shewanella denitrificans OS217 genomic region:
- a CDS encoding antibiotic biosynthesis monooxygenase family protein encodes MIAVIFEVVPTVEGKSEYLHVAQEMRKYLEGRKGLISIERFQSLTDDGKVLSLSFWEDIDSITHWRNQMAHSIAAESGIIPLMFKSYRIRIAEVFQDHSEMLEQEA; translated from the coding sequence ATGATTGCCGTTATATTTGAAGTTGTCCCCACAGTAGAAGGCAAGAGTGAGTACTTGCATGTGGCTCAAGAAATGCGTAAATACTTGGAAGGGCGTAAAGGTTTGATTTCCATTGAGCGTTTTCAGAGCTTAACCGATGATGGCAAAGTATTAAGTCTGTCATTTTGGGAGGATATTGACTCTATTACTCATTGGCGCAACCAGATGGCCCACAGTATTGCGGCTGAATCAGGGATTATTCCTTTGATGTTTAAATCCTACCGCATACGTATAGCAGAAGTGTTTCAGGATCACAGTGAAATGCTAGAGCAGGAAGCGTAA